The Sesamum indicum cultivar Zhongzhi No. 13 linkage group LG2, S_indicum_v1.0, whole genome shotgun sequence genome contains a region encoding:
- the LOC105155729 gene encoding cationic amino acid transporter 2, vacuolar, with amino-acid sequence MGFLSDTQNYGGGVGGKCAVGALRTLVRRKQVDSAHTKPSSSGGSSHHQLAKALTIPHLIAIGVGSTIGAGVYILVGTVAREHSGPALTFSFLIAGIAAALSAFCYAELASRCPSAGSAYHYSYICVGEGVAWLIGWALILEYTIGGSAVARGISPNLAMLFGGPSSLPSFLARQTIPGLGVVVDPCAAILVFAVTGLLCFGIKESTFVQGIVTSANICAMIFVIVAGGYLGFKTGWPGYELSAGYFPFGADGMLAGASTVFFAYIGFDSVASTAEEVKNPQRDLPMGIGFALSICCTLYMLVSAVIVGLVPYYAMDPDTPISSAFASHGIKWAAYIITVGACTALCSTLMGSLLPQPRILMAMARDGLLPSFFSDVNKRTQVPIKSTLVTGLLAASLAFFMDVEQLSGMVSVGTLLAFTMVAISVLILRYVPPDEVPVPPSFQDAIDSVSARHTMSNSPGDVDIENTKVYAITSDKRAPVLVSKETTIEYPLIEKAAGQLNFLMSEGNRRKIAGWSITVTCIGVFVLTSAASSLSLYSPLRYTLAGVGGVLLLSGLVSLTWIDQDDARHSFGHSGGFICPFVPLLPICCVLINAYLLINLGAATWTRVSIWLGIGAIVYIFYGRRHSSLQDAVYVPAAHVDEIYESSSNSLS; translated from the exons ATGGGATTCCTTTCTGATACACAGAATTATGGTGGTGGTGTTGGAGGAAAGTGTGCTGTTGGGGCTTTGAGGACTCTTGTGAGGAGGAAACAGGTTGATTCTGCTCATACAAAGCCATCATCTTCCGGTGGAAGTAGTCATCATCAGTTGGCCAAGGCCTTGACGATACCTCATCTCATAGCCATAG GAGTCGGTTCAACAATTGGTGCTGGAGTTTACATTCTTGTTGGTACTGTTGCAAGAGAGCATTCAGGGCCTGCCCTGACTTTTTCGTTTCTGATAGCTGGAATAGCAGCTGCTCTTTCTGCTTTCTGCTATGCCGAGCTAGCGAGCCGTTGCCCTTCTGCTGGGAGTGCATATCATTATTCTTACATATGTGTCGGAGAAGG TGTTGCTTGGTTGATTGGGTGGGCATTGATATTGGAATACACTATAGGAGGCTCCGCAGTTGCTCGGGGCATATCCCCTAATCTG GCCATGCTTTTTGGAGGTCCAAGTAGTCTCCCTTCATTTCTAGCTCGCCAGACCATCCCTGGGCTTGGAGTTGTGGTTGACCCTTGTGCAGCCATCTTGGTTTTTGCTGTCACTGGACTTCTATGTTTTGGAATCAAGGAG AGTACATTTGTCCAAGGAATTGTCACTTCAGCTAATATATGCGCCATGATCTTTGTCATTGTGGCTGGTGGATATTTGGGCTTCAAGACTGGATGGCCTGGTTACGAACTTTCTGCAGG ATATTTCCCGTTTGGAGCTGATGGGATGCTTGCTGGTGCTTCAACTGTTTTCTTTGCATATATAGGATTTGATTCAGTTGCTAGTACAGCCGAGGAG GTGAAAAACCCTCAGCGTGATCTTCCCATGGGTATTGGTTTTGCACTGTCCATATGTTGCACCCTATACATGTTGGTTTCTGCAGTCATTGTCGGTTTGGTACCTTATTATGCTATGGATCCGGACACTCCCATTTCCTCTGCCTTTGCCAGTCATGGAATAAAGTGGGCCGC CTACATAATAACCGTTGGAGCTTGCACTGCACTTTGTTCAACATTGATGGGCTCACTACTTCCACAG CCTCGTATTCTAATGGCAATGGCTAGAGACGGGCTGCTGCCATCATTCTTTTCGGATGTCAATAAAAGAACTCAAGTTCCAATAAAGAGCACTCTAGTGACTGGTTTACTTGCAGCAAGCTTGGCATTCTTCATGGATGTGGAACAGTTGTCAGGAATG GTCAGTGTCGGCACGCTTCTTGCATTCACAATGGTGGCTATTTCGGTGCTGATATTGAGATATGTTCCACCGGATGAGGTTCCGGTTCCACCGTCTTTTCAGGATGCAATAGATTCAGTTTCAGCGCGTCACACTATGAGCAACAGTCCTGGCGATGTCGATATCGAGAACACAAAAGTCTACGCTATCACGTCAGACAAGAGAGCTCCAGTTTTAGTCAGCAAAGAGACGACTATTGAATATCCTCTTATAGAGAAAGCAGCTGGACAGTTAAACT TTCTTATGAGTGAAGGGAACCGACGGAAGATTGCTGGCTGGTCAATCACGGTTACGTGTATTGGCGTTTTTGTTCTAACTTCTGCTGCTTCAAGTTTGAGTCTCTACAG CCCTCTTCGGTATACACTTGCTGGAGTTGGAGGTGTTCTCCTTTTGTCGGGTCTGGTATCGCTCACCTGGATAGATCAAGATGATGCAAGGCACAGTTTTGGGCACAGCGGAG GTTTCATTTGCCCATTTGTTCCACTGCTACCTATTTGCTGCGTCTTGATCAACGCCTACTTATTAATTAACCTTGG TGCTGCTACTTGGACCCGAGTATCAATATGGCTAGGCATAGGAGCGATCGTCTACATTTTCTACGGCCGCAGACACAGCTCGTTGCAAGATGCCGTTTACGTCCCTGCAGCACACGTGGATGAAATCTACGAGAGCTCATCCAACTCTCTGTCTTAA